The genomic segment GAACGCATGCAGCGTGGCAGTGGCGAAGACGAGAAGTTTCATAGTCTCTCTGTGTGGACACCAAACGTCAACATCTTCCGCGACCCACGATGGGGCAGGGGACAGGAGACCTATGGCGAGGACCCCTATCTCACCAGCGTGATGGGTGTGCAGGTGGTAAAAGGCCTGCAGGGACCTGAGGATGCCAAGTATCGCAAGTTGTGGGCCTGTGCCAAGCACTATGCTGTGCACAGCGGTCCAGAATATACGCGCCATTCTGCAAACCTCACCAACGTGTCGCCTCGCGACATGTGGGAGACCTATATGCCAGCTTTCAAGACACTGGTTCAGGATGCCAAGGTGCGCGAGGTGATGTGCGCCTATCAGCGCCTCGACGACGACCCCTGCTGTGGCAGTCAGCGCCTCCTTCAAACCATCCTTCGCGATGAGTGGGGCTTTGAGTATCTCGTGGTGAGCGACTGTGGTGCCGTGAGCGACTTCTATGAGTCACATAAGTCATCCTCCGATGCCACCCATGCCTCTGCCAAGGCCACCATTGCCGGCACCGATGTGGAGTGTGGCTATGGTTATGCCTATCGCAGTATCCCTGAGGCTGTGAAGCGTGGTCTCATCACCGAGGCCGAGGTCGACAAGCACGTCGTCCGTTTGCTGGAGGGCCGTTTCGACCTGGGCGAGATGGACGACCCCTCGTTGGTGGAATGGTCAAAGATTCCCTATTCGGCCATGTCAACCAAGGCTTCCGCTAATATCTCTCTCGATATGGCTCGCCAGAGTATCGTGCTCTTGCAGAACAACAATAACATCCTGCCTTTACAGAAGGGAAAGGAGAAGATTGCCGTCATTGGTCCCAATGCCGACAACACGCCTATGATGTGGGGCAACTATAACGGTCAGCCCAACCACACCATCACTATTCTCGACGGCATCAAGAGCAAGACAAAGAAGTTCTTCTATGCTCAGGGCTGCGACCTCACCTACGACAAGGTGTTGGAGAGCCTCTTGGCCACCCAGTGCAGTTTTGAGGGAAAGAAAGGCATGAAGGGCACCTTCTGGAACAACCGCCGTATGGAGGGTAAGCCCGTCACCACCCAGTATTATACCCAGCCTCTGGCCGTCACCACCTTCGGCATGCACAACTTTGCCCCTGGTGTTCAGCTTGAGGATTTCTCGGCTAAGTACGAGACCGACTTCAAGCCTAGTGAGGCAGGCGAATATGTGATTAACGTGGATGGCTGCGGCCAGTTCGAACTTTACCTCGATGGCAAACGCCAGTTTCACCATCGCATCTGGCGCACCACGCCCAACCATATTGTCATCCAGGCCGAGAAGGGAAAGACCTATCATGTTGAGGTGCGTTTCTCGCATGTTCAGACCTACAACGCCAACTTAGCTATCAACATCGCCAAGGAATATCCCATTGACTATCAGACCGTCATCAACCAGTTGAAGGGCATCGATAAGGTGGTCTTCGTGGGTGGCATCTCGGCTGCCCTCGAGGGCGAGGAGATGCCCGTTGACATCGACGGCTTCAAGGGCGGCGACCGTACCCATATCGAGTTGCCCGCTGTCCAGCGCAACTTCCTCAAGGCCTTGAAGGATGCTGGCAAACACGTTATCTTCGTCAACTGTTCTGGCTCATGTATTGCCTTGGAGCCAGAGACCAAGACCTGCGATGCCATTGTTCAGGCCTGGTATCCTGGACAAGAAGGTGGTACAGCCGTGGCCGACGTGCTCTTTGGCGACTATAACCCTGGTGGTAAACTCCCCGTCACGTTCTATAAGAACAGTAAGCAGTTGCCCGACTATGAGGACTATTCAATGAAAGGCCGTACCTATCGCTATTTCGATGATGCCCTCTTCCCCTTTGGTTATGGACTGAGCTACACCACTTTCGAGGTGAGTCCTGTAAACAGCGATGCTTTCGTCGTGAACGATAAGGATGATGTAAAGGTGAACGTGAAGGTGAAGAACACAGGCCGTCGCGATGGCGCTGAGGTTGTGCAGGTCTATATCCGCAATCTGCAGGATGCCGAAGGTCCGCTGAAGAGTCTCCGTGCCTTCCAGCGCGTTGATGTGAAGGCTGGACAGTCACAGACCGTCACCCTCTCGCTCAATCGTCAGAGTTTTGAGTTCTGGGATGCTGAGACCAACACCATGCGCGTAAAGCCTGGTCAGTACGAGATTCTCGTGGGCACCAGCTCGTCAAACAAAGATTTGAAGAAACAAATAATTAAAGTCCAATAACAATAATGAAAAAACTCTTTTTATCACTTTCGTTGCTGGCAGGCTTGAATGCCTCAGCACAGAATCCCTTCGTGCAGTCCTGGTGCACCAGCGACCCTGCACCTATGGTACACAATGGCACCATGTATGTCTATACAGGTCATGATGAGGACGGTGCCGACTTCTTCTGGATGCAGGAGTGGCGCGTCTATTCTACCACCGATATGGTGAACTGGACCGACCACGGTTCACCCCTGGCCTTGGAGTCGTTCTCTTGGGCCGACGACCGTGCCTGGGCCTCACAGACCATCGAGCGCGATGGCAAGTTCTATTGGTATATCTGCGCCCACAGCAAACTCTCTGGCGGCATGGCCATTGGCGTGGCAGTGAGCGATTCGCCCACAGGTCCCTTCAAGGATGCCATCGGAAAGCCCCTCTTCGAGAACGGCTCTTGGGATCATATCGACCCCACCGTGATGATCGACGACGATGGTCAGGCCTGGCTCCTGTGGGGTAACCCTCAGGTTTACTATCTCAAGCTCAATCGCGATATGATCTCTTATAGTGGCGAGCTGGGTCGTGTGGATATGACCGAGGAAGGCTTTGGCGCACCCTCTATGGACAAGCGCGAGAAGGGCAAGAAATACAAGGATAACTACACTGAAGGTCCTTGGATCAGAAAGGTCGACCAGAAAAAATATAAGGTTGACAAGAAGAAGGTGTATCAGTTGCTCTATGCCGCTGGTGGCGTGCCAGAGCACATCTCTTACAGCACGGCTCCCACGCCCGTTGGCCCTTGGACTTATGCTGGCGAGATTATGCCACTGTGCGAGACCAAATCATTCACCAACCACTGTGGTGTGGCCGACTATAAAGGACATTCTTATTTCTTCTATCACACAGGTAAGTTGCCCAATGGTGGTGGCTTTGGCCGCAGTGTGGCTGTAGAGGAGTTCAAGTATAATGCCGATGGCTCTTTCCCCACCATTATGCCTACCGACGAGGGTGTGAAGCCCCTTGCCACCTTCAATCCCTACGTGAAGGTGCAGGCCGAGACGATGGCTTTCTCAAAGGGCGTGAAGACAGAGCAGAACGATGAGGTTGGCGTTTATGTGACTGAGATTCACAATGGCGACTTCATCAAACTCCAGAACGTGAAGTTCGACGGCAACGTTGCCAAGCAGTTCACGGCACGTGTGGCCACAGGTCTGCGTGGTGGTCAGATCGAGGTGCGTCTCGACGATGTGAAGGGCGACCTCATTGCCCGTCTCGAGGTGCCTGCTACTGGCGGTTGGGAGAAGTGGCAGACCCTTTCTGCCGATATCACTAAGAATGTTACTGGCACCCACGACCTCTACTTCGTGTTCACTGGTCGCAAGGGTCCCAAGCTCTTCAACTTCGACTGGTGGCAGATCAATGGTCAGTATCAGTCGCTCGTTGTCGAGGATGGCGGCCTGGGTCAGTATAAGGCCATCATGAAGGAGGAAGCCTCACTGAAGGCCCACACCATCTTCGTGCCTCAAGACCTCTCTGCCTTCAACGAGAAGAATCCCCTGCCTGTGCTCGTATGGGGCAATGGTGCCTGCACCAACTCACCTTGGGAGCACTTCAAGTTCCTCAACGAGATTGCTTCTCATGGCTATCTCGTGCTCGCCACAGGCTATATCCCCATGGAGGAGAAAGCCTACAATGGTCCCATGTCAACCACTGAGCAGCAGATCGAGTCTATCGACTGGGCCATTGCTCAGAATGCCGACCCCAACTCGCCCTACTACAAGAAGATCGACGTGAAGAATATCTGCGTCTCTGGCATGTCGTGTGGCGGCTTGCAGACCCTCTATAACTGTGCCGATCCTCGCATCAAGACCCTGATGATCTGCAACAGCGGCCTCTTCAAGGAGACCAACCGTGCTCAGGCTGTGGGTGGCATGCCCATGCCCGATAAGTCAAAGCTCAAGGACATCCACACCAGCATCATCTATATCCTTGGTGGCAAGACGGACATCGCCTACGAGAACGGTATGGACGACTTCCATCAGATTAAACACGTGCCCTGCTGTGCCACCAACTTCCCCGTTGGTCATGGCGGCACCTATCGTCAGCCCCATGGTGGCGAGTTCACCGTTGTGGCCCTCAACTGGCTCAACTGGCAGCTGAAAGGCGACAAGGAGTCGGCTAAGATGTTCAAGGGCAAGGACTGCCTGCTGTCAAAGCGCTCAGGCTGGACCATCGAGAAAAACGCTAAATTCAACAAACTAAAATAACAACTTAACATGAACAAGAAACTCATCTCTGCAGCTATGCTCGCTGCTGTCATGGCACAGCCTGCCATGGCGCAACAGCAGGACCACAAAGACCCCATGCCCGACCTCAACAAGGTCAATATGCCACTCTTCCAGACCAAGTACACGGCCGACCCCTCACCCATCGTGGTGGGCGACACCCTGTTCCTCTTTACCTCGCACGATGCCTCGCCTGAGGATATCCCTGATGAGAACGAGAAGAACTCAGCTGGCTTCTTTATGTACGACTGGCTTCTGTGGTCAACCACCGATATGGCCAACTGGACCGAGCATGGTGCTGTCTGCTCTTTGAAGGAGTTCGAGTGGCGCAGTCGCGACAACGGTGCCTGGGCCATCCAGACCGTCGAGCGCAATGGCAAGTACTACCTCTACGCTCCCCTTCATGGTCATGGCATTGGCGTGCTCGTGGCCGACTCGCCTTATGGTCCTTTCAAGGATCCCCTTGGCAAGCCCCTCGTATGGCAGAAGGAGCACTGGGATGATATCGATCCCTCTGTCTTTGTCGACGACGATGGCCAGGCCTATATGTACTGGGGCAACCCCCATGTCTATTGCATCAAGTTGAACGAGGACATGATCTCTACCTCTGGCGACATCTTCGTGCTCAACCCTGCCGACGGTGTGATGCGTCCTGTCAAGGAGGAAGGTGCCAAGATCAACCTGCGCATCCCTGGTTCGCAGAAGGCCAACTGGAAGGTGAAGAACTATCAGGAAGGTCCTTGGTTCTATAAGCGCAACGGCAAGTACTACCTAGCCTATGCCACCACCTGCTGTCCTGAGGCTCTGGGCTATGCCATGAGCGACAAACCCATGGGTCCGTGGGAGTGGAAGGGCTATATCATGCGCCCCACTGAGCGCGACCGTGGCAACCATCCTGGTATCTGCGACTATAAGGGTCGCTCTTATATCTTTGGTCAGGACTACGACCTGATGCACCTCGACAGCTATATCCATCACGAGCGTCGCAGTGTGAGTGCCAGCGAGATCAACTACCTTGTTGACGGCACCATCCCTGAGATTCCCTACTGGCTCGACGAGAAGCCCATGCAGCAGCTCCACTGGCTCAACCCCTATCAGCGTGTTGAGGCCGAGACCATGGCTTGGGGCAAGGGTCTGAAGAGTGCCAAGATGGGCATCCCCAATACAGGTGTCATCAAGGATATGCCTGCTTCCACGGGTAAGCGCAACATGTATATCTACGACATCGACAATGGCGAGTATATCCGTTTGCGTGGTGTCGACTTTGGCGCTGGCGCCAAGCAGTTCAGCATCGCTGCTTCAGCCACTGGCTCGTGCACCGTCACCCTGCGTCTCGACTCAGAGAACGGTCCTGTCATCGGCACTGTGAAGATTGGTGTCACTGGCTCGCTCGACACCTATAAGTCGTTCGCCACCAAGATCAAGGGCGCCAACAGCGTGCACGACTTCTACCTCTGCTT from the Prevotella sp. E15-22 genome contains:
- the xyl3A gene encoding xylan 1,4-beta-xylosidase; its protein translation is MYMKPHLLTLVLTLCAGMSASAQTYPYQNPNLSARERAVDLCSRLTLDEKAKLMLDESPAIPRLGIKKFFWWSEALHGAANMGNVTVFPEPIAMASSFNPAQVYKCFDVASTEFRAQYNERMQRGSGEDEKFHSLSVWTPNVNIFRDPRWGRGQETYGEDPYLTSVMGVQVVKGLQGPEDAKYRKLWACAKHYAVHSGPEYTRHSANLTNVSPRDMWETYMPAFKTLVQDAKVREVMCAYQRLDDDPCCGSQRLLQTILRDEWGFEYLVVSDCGAVSDFYESHKSSSDATHASAKATIAGTDVECGYGYAYRSIPEAVKRGLITEAEVDKHVVRLLEGRFDLGEMDDPSLVEWSKIPYSAMSTKASANISLDMARQSIVLLQNNNNILPLQKGKEKIAVIGPNADNTPMMWGNYNGQPNHTITILDGIKSKTKKFFYAQGCDLTYDKVLESLLATQCSFEGKKGMKGTFWNNRRMEGKPVTTQYYTQPLAVTTFGMHNFAPGVQLEDFSAKYETDFKPSEAGEYVINVDGCGQFELYLDGKRQFHHRIWRTTPNHIVIQAEKGKTYHVEVRFSHVQTYNANLAINIAKEYPIDYQTVINQLKGIDKVVFVGGISAALEGEEMPVDIDGFKGGDRTHIELPAVQRNFLKALKDAGKHVIFVNCSGSCIALEPETKTCDAIVQAWYPGQEGGTAVADVLFGDYNPGGKLPVTFYKNSKQLPDYEDYSMKGRTYRYFDDALFPFGYGLSYTTFEVSPVNSDAFVVNDKDDVKVNVKVKNTGRRDGAEVVQVYIRNLQDAEGPLKSLRAFQRVDVKAGQSQTVTLSLNRQSFEFWDAETNTMRVKPGQYEILVGTSSSNKDLKKQIIKVQ
- a CDS encoding glycoside hydrolase family 43 protein, producing MKKLFLSLSLLAGLNASAQNPFVQSWCTSDPAPMVHNGTMYVYTGHDEDGADFFWMQEWRVYSTTDMVNWTDHGSPLALESFSWADDRAWASQTIERDGKFYWYICAHSKLSGGMAIGVAVSDSPTGPFKDAIGKPLFENGSWDHIDPTVMIDDDGQAWLLWGNPQVYYLKLNRDMISYSGELGRVDMTEEGFGAPSMDKREKGKKYKDNYTEGPWIRKVDQKKYKVDKKKVYQLLYAAGGVPEHISYSTAPTPVGPWTYAGEIMPLCETKSFTNHCGVADYKGHSYFFYHTGKLPNGGGFGRSVAVEEFKYNADGSFPTIMPTDEGVKPLATFNPYVKVQAETMAFSKGVKTEQNDEVGVYVTEIHNGDFIKLQNVKFDGNVAKQFTARVATGLRGGQIEVRLDDVKGDLIARLEVPATGGWEKWQTLSADITKNVTGTHDLYFVFTGRKGPKLFNFDWWQINGQYQSLVVEDGGLGQYKAIMKEEASLKAHTIFVPQDLSAFNEKNPLPVLVWGNGACTNSPWEHFKFLNEIASHGYLVLATGYIPMEEKAYNGPMSTTEQQIESIDWAIAQNADPNSPYYKKIDVKNICVSGMSCGGLQTLYNCADPRIKTLMICNSGLFKETNRAQAVGGMPMPDKSKLKDIHTSIIYILGGKTDIAYENGMDDFHQIKHVPCCATNFPVGHGGTYRQPHGGEFTVVALNWLNWQLKGDKESAKMFKGKDCLLSKRSGWTIEKNAKFNKLK
- a CDS encoding family 43 glycosylhydrolase, with amino-acid sequence MAQQQDHKDPMPDLNKVNMPLFQTKYTADPSPIVVGDTLFLFTSHDASPEDIPDENEKNSAGFFMYDWLLWSTTDMANWTEHGAVCSLKEFEWRSRDNGAWAIQTVERNGKYYLYAPLHGHGIGVLVADSPYGPFKDPLGKPLVWQKEHWDDIDPSVFVDDDGQAYMYWGNPHVYCIKLNEDMISTSGDIFVLNPADGVMRPVKEEGAKINLRIPGSQKANWKVKNYQEGPWFYKRNGKYYLAYATTCCPEALGYAMSDKPMGPWEWKGYIMRPTERDRGNHPGICDYKGRSYIFGQDYDLMHLDSYIHHERRSVSASEINYLVDGTIPEIPYWLDEKPMQQLHWLNPYQRVEAETMAWGKGLKSAKMGIPNTGVIKDMPASTGKRNMYIYDIDNGEYIRLRGVDFGAGAKQFSIAASATGSCTVTLRLDSENGPVIGTVKIGVTGSLDTYKSFATKIKGANSVHDFYLCFGDVNGEVHLDYWIFK